Proteins encoded together in one Fluviicola sp. window:
- a CDS encoding carboxypeptidase regulatory-like domain-containing protein: MLRKLNLLFASILLTVTYGYSQSGLGTIRGSVVDKDSKEAIYDCIIVIKQNGTVKGNTTTDTDGKFQLNSLAPGSYDVEISNPGEGYQPTAIKGVVVNADRITFLDNTALGLPTDVKAIDEVVVVAYKVPLINKDGGPSGATITREDISRLPTRSAAGVAATVGGVTENEGSGAISVRGSRSDGTYFFIDGIKVRGSSNLPKSAIEEVSVITGGLPANYGDATGGIIAVTTRGPSAKYFGSLEAVTSGFYFKGKDPNGYDGKVIGLDKFGYNLVEGLLSGPLLMRKDSTGKKTKPILGFLLSVNYTNELDSRPLNGGSYRIKKEARDYLLENPVRASATGNGTFHNANYLRESDFEKTKWRMNAARSVISASAKIDVNTGPSVNLTFGGSLNYNFGSNYDYENSLLNFTNFGVYNQLDYRVYGRFTQRFSNNKEGSSSKVKSAFYSIMVDYSKTKTESYDKQHKFDLFSYGHVGKFTRYFRPTYEFRDGDYYQTATPQEYLVQFQASESNAALAAITQNYFDIYAGNPTDHYETLLQVQNGRALRNGDVPTSVYGIWNNIGTPNNGFGRTEQDQFRITGSGSVNVGDHSISLGFEYEQRWDRGWGSGNAGPIELWTVARLYANSHLTELDLSNPHVVNFGAYQQYSYDRLNTGYAYTSGTGEYGGQENNDKQSFFDYNLREKLGFNPAGTDYVVIDQYDPSTFSLDMFSPDELFNQGNNFVNYYGYDHTGRKVKGNTDINKYFNEFDENGNYKRFIGAFQPVYIAGYIMDKFAFKDIVFNVGVRVDVFDANQPVLKDKYLVYTANNVTEARSLIATDPTKYANMVIPTSMGDDYVVYVDDVNNPTRINGFRNGDQWYDANGIAIEDPKLIRGVTGIAPWLKDPAAATNQKVNADAFEDYKPQINVMPRIAFSFPISDEASFFAHYDILTKRPTTGNRFNPIDYQFIESRTNTINNPNLKPEQTIDYEIGFQQVLSKTSSLKISAFYREQRNNVQLMNVFEAYPNTYRTFGNRDFGTVKGLTVSYDLRRTGNVRMTAAYTLQFADGTGSDATSAATLLTGLQTAGLPNLRSVFPYSYDQRHTFAITFDYRYGEGADYNGPMIGDAKILENTGLNIITNIYSGSPYSSQTGVTGDALINPNTSGITGTVNGSRLPWQYRLDLQLDRTFGIDFGKEGKKKSTYLQVYLRVTNLFNTMNVLGVYRATGNWNDDGYLAAAQYQTSIQNQLDEQSFRDYYSMKVANPFNISSPRTIRLGVKFDF; the protein is encoded by the coding sequence ATGTTACGTAAACTCAACTTGTTATTTGCAAGTATCTTGTTGACAGTGACTTACGGGTATTCTCAATCAGGTTTGGGAACGATCCGTGGTAGCGTTGTTGATAAGGACAGCAAGGAGGCTATATACGATTGTATTATAGTCATCAAGCAAAATGGAACAGTTAAGGGGAATACTACCACCGATACGGATGGTAAGTTCCAGCTTAACTCGTTGGCGCCAGGTTCCTACGACGTTGAGATCAGTAATCCGGGTGAAGGGTATCAGCCGACAGCAATCAAAGGAGTTGTTGTCAACGCTGACCGTATTACCTTCCTGGATAACACTGCTCTCGGACTTCCTACGGATGTGAAAGCAATCGATGAAGTCGTGGTTGTGGCCTACAAGGTTCCGTTAATTAATAAAGATGGTGGTCCTTCCGGGGCGACTATTACGCGTGAGGATATCTCACGTCTACCGACTCGTTCTGCGGCAGGTGTTGCGGCTACAGTAGGTGGGGTAACCGAAAACGAAGGAAGCGGTGCGATTTCCGTACGTGGTTCCCGTTCAGATGGTACGTATTTCTTTATTGATGGTATCAAGGTGCGAGGGTCTTCGAACTTACCTAAATCAGCAATTGAAGAGGTGTCTGTAATTACCGGAGGTTTGCCGGCTAACTACGGGGATGCAACCGGTGGTATTATCGCCGTAACAACTCGTGGTCCGTCTGCAAAATATTTCGGTTCATTGGAAGCTGTAACTTCCGGATTCTACTTTAAAGGAAAAGATCCGAACGGTTATGACGGAAAAGTAATCGGATTGGATAAATTCGGATACAACCTTGTTGAAGGATTGCTTTCCGGGCCGCTTTTGATGAGAAAAGACTCTACCGGTAAGAAAACAAAACCGATCTTAGGTTTCTTGCTTTCTGTTAACTACACAAACGAATTGGATAGCCGTCCTTTAAATGGTGGTTCTTACCGCATCAAGAAAGAGGCTAGAGATTACTTGTTGGAAAACCCTGTAAGAGCAAGTGCTACCGGTAACGGTACTTTCCACAATGCGAACTACCTGAGAGAAAGTGATTTCGAGAAAACAAAGTGGAGAATGAATGCTGCGCGTTCGGTTATTTCTGCTTCTGCTAAAATTGACGTGAACACAGGACCATCCGTTAACTTAACATTCGGTGGATCTTTGAACTACAACTTCGGAAGTAATTACGATTACGAAAACTCGTTGTTGAACTTTACAAACTTCGGAGTATACAACCAGTTGGATTACCGTGTTTACGGACGTTTCACTCAGCGTTTCTCCAACAACAAAGAAGGATCAAGCTCTAAAGTGAAGTCTGCGTTCTATTCCATCATGGTGGATTACTCGAAGACAAAAACAGAATCTTACGATAAGCAGCACAAATTTGATTTGTTCAGCTACGGACACGTAGGGAAATTCACCAGATATTTCCGTCCGACTTATGAATTCCGTGACGGTGATTACTATCAGACAGCTACTCCTCAGGAGTACCTTGTTCAGTTCCAGGCTTCAGAATCAAATGCTGCACTGGCTGCGATCACTCAAAACTATTTTGATATCTACGCAGGTAACCCGACAGATCATTATGAAACATTATTGCAGGTTCAAAACGGACGTGCATTGAGAAACGGTGACGTTCCTACTTCCGTTTACGGAATCTGGAATAACATCGGTACTCCGAATAACGGTTTCGGACGAACAGAACAAGATCAGTTCCGTATTACAGGATCAGGATCTGTTAACGTTGGTGACCACTCCATCTCACTAGGTTTCGAATACGAACAACGTTGGGATAGAGGTTGGGGAAGCGGTAACGCAGGACCAATCGAACTTTGGACAGTTGCACGTTTGTATGCAAACAGCCACTTGACAGAATTAGACCTTTCCAATCCGCATGTTGTGAACTTCGGTGCTTACCAGCAATATAGCTATGACCGTTTGAACACAGGTTATGCTTACACTTCAGGAACAGGTGAGTACGGAGGTCAGGAAAATAACGACAAACAATCATTCTTCGATTACAATCTTCGTGAAAAACTAGGATTCAATCCTGCAGGAACTGATTACGTAGTTATCGACCAGTACGATCCAAGTACATTCTCTTTAGATATGTTCTCTCCGGATGAATTGTTTAACCAGGGTAATAACTTCGTGAATTACTACGGTTACGATCACACAGGAAGAAAAGTAAAAGGGAATACAGATATCAATAAGTATTTCAATGAATTTGATGAGAACGGAAATTACAAACGTTTCATTGGTGCATTCCAACCGGTATACATCGCTGGTTACATCATGGATAAGTTTGCCTTCAAAGACATCGTATTCAACGTGGGTGTTCGTGTAGACGTATTCGATGCGAACCAACCGGTATTGAAAGATAAATACTTGGTATATACAGCAAATAACGTTACTGAAGCAAGATCATTGATCGCTACGGATCCTACAAAATATGCAAACATGGTGATTCCTACTTCAATGGGTGATGACTACGTAGTATATGTAGATGACGTAAATAACCCGACAAGAATCAACGGTTTCAGAAACGGGGATCAGTGGTACGATGCAAACGGTATCGCTATCGAGGATCCGAAATTGATCCGCGGTGTAACAGGTATCGCTCCATGGTTGAAAGATCCTGCTGCAGCAACGAACCAAAAAGTAAATGCAGATGCATTTGAGGATTACAAACCACAAATTAACGTAATGCCTCGTATCGCATTCTCATTCCCGATTTCGGATGAAGCATCTTTCTTTGCTCACTACGATATCTTGACGAAACGCCCTACAACAGGTAACCGTTTCAATCCGATCGATTACCAATTTATCGAATCCCGTACAAATACGATTAACAACCCAAATTTGAAGCCGGAACAAACAATCGATTACGAAATTGGTTTCCAGCAGGTATTGTCTAAAACTTCATCTTTGAAAATCTCTGCATTCTACCGTGAACAGCGTAACAACGTGCAGTTGATGAACGTATTTGAAGCTTACCCGAACACATACCGTACATTCGGTAACCGTGACTTCGGTACGGTAAAAGGGTTAACAGTTTCTTATGACCTTCGCAGAACAGGAAATGTTCGTATGACTGCAGCGTATACTTTACAGTTTGCTGATGGTACAGGTTCTGACGCAACTTCAGCTGCAACATTGTTGACAGGTCTACAGACAGCAGGTTTACCTAACTTACGTAGTGTATTCCCTTATTCTTATGACCAGCGTCACACGTTTGCAATTACCTTCGATTACCGTTACGGTGAAGGAGCTGATTACAACGGACCGATGATCGGTGATGCGAAAATTTTGGAAAACACAGGTTTGAACATCATTACGAATATCTACTCAGGTTCTCCGTATAGTTCTCAAACAGGTGTTACAGGAGATGCATTGATCAACCCGAATACTTCAGGTATTACAGGAACTGTAAACGGTTCAAGATTGCCTTGGCAGTACCGTTTGGACTTGCAGTTAGACCGCACATTCGGAATTGACTTTGGAAAAGAAGGTAAAAAGAAATCAACATATTTACAGGTTTATCTTCGCGTTACCAACCTTTTCAATACAATGAACGTTCTTGGTGTTTACAGAGCTACAGGTAACTGGAATGATGATGGATATTTAGCAGCTGCTCAGTACCAGACATCTATCCAAAACCAGTTGGATGAGCAGTCTTTCAGAGATTATTACTCGATGAAAGTGGCAAATCCATTTAACATTAGTTCTCCAAGAACCATTCGCTTAGGGGTTAAGTTTGATTTCTAA
- a CDS encoding 4'-phosphopantetheinyl transferase superfamily protein, with translation MSTISIINLNAVSIYLMEIDSSHLKTYESALNELEKSRLSGIHHPEKKLEFAASRFLKHHLFGEANIEYDSTGAPGIKGVGFISISHCNSHVVLATCTEHLIGVDIEEIREKSVKTSRRFITDAEKLILDETDEKDMSMLWSFKECLYKLSDRNQLLFQKDILVYKKSDKFYGSIQKTDGIYEYELHVENFQNILITFNSSKGKLLQ, from the coding sequence ATGTCTACCATTTCTATCATTAATTTAAATGCTGTTTCTATTTATTTAATGGAAATTGATAGTTCTCATCTGAAAACCTACGAATCAGCTTTGAATGAACTGGAAAAATCACGGCTAAGCGGTATTCATCACCCGGAAAAGAAACTCGAATTTGCTGCTTCCAGGTTCCTGAAACATCACTTGTTCGGGGAAGCAAACATCGAATACGATTCCACAGGAGCCCCCGGAATCAAAGGAGTTGGCTTCATTTCGATATCTCATTGTAATTCACACGTTGTGCTGGCCACCTGCACGGAACACCTCATTGGCGTTGACATCGAAGAAATCCGCGAAAAGTCCGTCAAAACATCCCGCAGGTTTATTACCGATGCAGAAAAATTAATCCTGGACGAGACGGATGAAAAAGATATGTCGATGCTCTGGTCATTTAAGGAATGTCTGTACAAACTTTCCGACCGCAATCAGCTGCTTTTTCAAAAGGATATTCTGGTCTACAAAAAATCAGACAAATTCTACGGAAGCATTCAAAAGACAGACGGAATCTACGAATACGAACTCCATGTTGAAAACTTTCAAAATATTTTAATAACTTTCAATTCGAGTAAAGGAAAACTACTACAATGA
- a CDS encoding geranylgeranylglyceryl/heptaprenylglyceryl phosphate synthase yields MNILNKIQTKSGQLALLIDPEKSKNEEHLLELIKKAEFALIDFFFVGGSTVTRKEIESVVSTLKNNSSIPVVLFPGSSNQLSEQADALLFLNLISGRNPDFLIGHHVSCAEEVLEMNLEVIPTSYILIDGGKMTSVAYVSQTTPIPRENNSISLKTGIAGYLMGQKLTYFDAGSGALQSVPAQLITELRKKIDTPIIVGGGIRSVEQIETYRQAGANVIVIGNKIEENIDFLLDIETYQKSSFRAD; encoded by the coding sequence ATGAATATCCTGAATAAAATCCAAACAAAAAGCGGACAATTGGCCCTGTTAATTGACCCGGAAAAGAGCAAAAATGAGGAGCATTTGCTGGAATTGATCAAAAAAGCGGAATTTGCCTTGATCGACTTCTTTTTTGTCGGCGGCAGCACCGTTACCCGGAAGGAAATAGAATCGGTTGTTTCCACACTGAAAAATAACTCCTCCATTCCCGTTGTCCTGTTTCCCGGATCCAGCAACCAACTTTCCGAACAGGCAGATGCCCTTCTGTTCCTGAATCTTATTTCAGGAAGAAACCCGGATTTTCTGATCGGCCATCATGTTTCGTGTGCGGAAGAAGTTCTTGAAATGAACCTGGAAGTTATCCCTACATCCTACATCCTCATTGACGGAGGCAAAATGACTTCCGTAGCTTATGTAAGTCAGACCACCCCCATTCCCAGGGAAAACAATTCCATTTCTTTAAAAACGGGAATCGCCGGTTATTTGATGGGACAAAAACTGACTTATTTTGATGCCGGAAGCGGAGCTTTACAATCGGTGCCTGCTCAACTGATCACCGAACTCCGAAAAAAAATCGACACCCCGATTATTGTGGGGGGCGGAATACGCTCGGTGGAACAAATAGAAACTTACAGGCAGGCTGGTGCCAATGTGATTGTGATAGGTAACAAAATCGAGGAAAACATTGATTTCCTGCTGGATATCGAAACGTATCAAAAAAGTTCATTCAGAGCAGATTAA
- a CDS encoding M43 family zinc metalloprotease, with product MRKKLLLGVFSLIGVISTGKSFAQETHFNCGSHTQMKKLYAENPGLEADYKKLMTRYTENRIVNGKSTTVRVIPIVFHIVHEYGAENVSDQNIQDAMDILNEDYRKMNADTSVVITPFDTIVGDAYIEFRLATLDPWGNCTNGIEHIYNHNTNQGDDYSKLNQWDRDKYLNVWLTKTIGSAGVAGYAYYPTGVTGTGFFRDGIIILYDYVSSLFPSSAGHSRALTHEIGHYLGLAHTWGNDNDPGNAASCGQDDGIGDTPNCIGMTSCNLTMNSCNDTLTLNSYWGNYDPVDNAQNYMDYSYCSVMFTKGQCNFMNNVLDQETSGRSNLYTAENLAATGTTTTTPVTCTPMADFYVDVNGTTGNTGPNANVMTACVNDPIAFKDASWKAGVTGWSWSFPGGSPATSTSQNPTVTYASPGWYDVTLTVSNTAGSNTKTINHMVYIQGDWAEYAGPRTEDFNQNANFWITHNPENNSASFYRVTTGGRGNTPCFKLNNWKDVSNAQMFTEDSYYYDRLGNSKDYLISPALDLRNTSNVTISFDYAYGTKATATADITEKLVVYYSRDCGKTWIQKTSLTGAALVTAGYVGNTDYTPNNDLQWKTVSFTHTPTAADNKTKFKFEFIASDLSSNFYFDNFNVSGTLGIEDNGMLSTISIAPNPVATGSDLAVEVPVAQNGMQLIVMDLKGAIISTTDVPASSGVQTVNIPMNVAKGCYILSAVQGAAKSTHRVVVY from the coding sequence ATGCGCAAAAAATTACTTTTGGGTGTATTTTCTTTAATTGGAGTGATTTCAACTGGGAAATCATTTGCTCAGGAAACGCACTTTAATTGCGGAAGTCATACACAAATGAAAAAATTGTATGCTGAGAATCCAGGATTGGAAGCAGATTACAAAAAATTAATGACCCGTTACACAGAAAACCGTATAGTTAACGGAAAATCCACTACGGTACGTGTAATTCCTATTGTTTTCCACATTGTTCACGAATACGGTGCAGAAAATGTCTCTGACCAGAATATTCAGGACGCAATGGATATCCTGAACGAGGATTACCGTAAAATGAATGCCGATACAAGCGTTGTAATTACTCCATTTGATACAATCGTAGGAGATGCTTACATCGAATTCCGTTTGGCTACTTTAGACCCTTGGGGAAATTGTACGAATGGTATCGAGCACATTTACAACCACAACACAAACCAAGGAGATGATTACTCCAAATTGAACCAATGGGACAGAGACAAATATTTGAATGTTTGGTTGACTAAAACAATTGGTTCTGCAGGAGTTGCAGGTTATGCTTACTACCCTACAGGTGTTACCGGAACAGGTTTCTTCAGAGATGGTATTATCATCCTTTACGATTACGTAAGTAGCCTTTTCCCAAGTTCTGCGGGACATTCAAGAGCTTTGACTCACGAAATCGGTCACTACTTAGGATTGGCGCACACATGGGGTAACGATAACGATCCGGGAAATGCAGCAAGCTGCGGACAGGATGACGGTATCGGTGATACACCGAACTGTATCGGGATGACTTCTTGTAACCTTACAATGAACTCTTGTAACGACACACTGACATTGAACTCATATTGGGGGAATTATGACCCGGTAGACAACGCTCAAAACTACATGGATTACTCTTACTGCTCCGTAATGTTTACGAAAGGTCAGTGTAACTTCATGAACAATGTATTGGATCAGGAAACAAGTGGACGTAGCAACTTGTACACAGCTGAAAACTTAGCTGCAACAGGTACAACAACGACTACTCCTGTAACTTGTACTCCAATGGCAGATTTCTACGTAGATGTTAACGGTACAACCGGAAATACAGGACCGAATGCTAACGTAATGACGGCTTGTGTAAATGATCCTATCGCATTCAAAGATGCTTCATGGAAAGCAGGTGTAACAGGATGGTCATGGAGCTTCCCTGGAGGATCACCGGCTACTTCTACATCTCAAAACCCAACAGTGACTTACGCTTCACCAGGATGGTACGATGTAACATTAACTGTTTCAAACACTGCAGGTTCTAACACAAAAACAATCAACCACATGGTTTATATCCAGGGAGATTGGGCTGAGTACGCAGGACCAAGAACAGAAGACTTCAACCAGAATGCGAACTTCTGGATCACTCACAATCCTGAAAATAACTCTGCTTCTTTCTACCGTGTAACTACAGGTGGTAGAGGAAATACTCCATGTTTCAAATTGAATAACTGGAAAGATGTTTCCAACGCTCAGATGTTTACTGAAGATTCATACTACTATGATCGTTTAGGAAACTCTAAAGATTATTTGATCTCTCCTGCTCTTGACTTGAGAAATACTTCAAATGTGACTATCTCATTTGATTATGCTTACGGTACAAAAGCAACTGCAACTGCAGATATTACTGAGAAATTGGTTGTTTATTACTCCAGAGACTGTGGTAAAACATGGATCCAGAAAACTTCTCTTACAGGAGCTGCTTTAGTAACTGCAGGATATGTTGGTAACACGGATTACACTCCAAACAACGATCTTCAGTGGAAAACAGTTAGCTTCACGCACACTCCTACTGCAGCAGATAACAAAACTAAATTCAAATTCGAATTTATCGCTTCTGACTTATCTTCCAACTTCTATTTTGACAACTTTAACGTGTCAGGAACACTAGGAATTGAAGACAATGGTATGTTATCAACGATTTCAATCGCTCCGAACCCTGTTGCAACAGGATCTGATTTGGCTGTTGAAGTTCCGGTTGCTCAAAACGGAATGCAATTAATCGTTATGGACTTGAAAGGTGCGATCATCTCTACAACAGATGTTCCTGCTTCTTCAGGAGTTCAAACAGTAAACATTCCTATGAACGTTGCAAAAGGATGCTACATTCTTTCTGCTGTTCAGGGAGCTGCAAAATCTACTCACCGAGTAGTGGTTTATTAA
- a CDS encoding DEAD/DEAH box helicase, with product MKFEELNNRLENTLAELGREGYTEKQEKLIKLSKQGKNQLIFTSIDQELIDGLHFISFMRAPEMLEGSPRVLWFTPSWESAREKVKSFQHLMKRTDVTIEIADDKGKIIEQRNAIFEGAEIIIGNPKRMLELYNQNGIHINQLSLVIIDQVETLCKDPLILQAIRRISESLPKCQKILISEGTHSRLEAFCEDICTFYETSEL from the coding sequence ATGAAGTTTGAAGAATTAAACAACCGGCTGGAAAATACACTCGCAGAACTGGGCCGCGAAGGCTACACCGAAAAACAGGAAAAGCTGATCAAGCTTTCCAAACAGGGAAAAAACCAGCTGATCTTCACTTCCATAGACCAGGAACTGATTGACGGACTTCATTTTATTTCCTTTATGCGCGCACCTGAAATGCTGGAAGGATCTCCACGCGTTTTATGGTTCACTCCTTCCTGGGAAAGCGCCCGCGAAAAAGTTAAATCCTTTCAGCACTTGATGAAGCGAACTGATGTGACCATTGAGATTGCAGACGACAAAGGAAAAATCATCGAACAACGCAATGCCATTTTCGAAGGGGCCGAAATCATTATCGGTAACCCGAAAAGAATGCTGGAATTATATAACCAGAACGGAATACACATTAACCAACTGAGCCTGGTGATTATTGACCAGGTGGAAACGCTTTGCAAAGATCCACTGATCCTGCAGGCAATCCGCAGAATTTCCGAGAGTTTGCCCAAATGTCAGAAAATATTGATTTCCGAAGGAACTCATTCCCGCCTGGAAGCTTTTTGCGAAGATATTTGTACCTTTTACGAAACTTCTGAATTATAA